GTGCACCGCCACGTCGAGCACGTACTTCTGAAACATGGACACCTTGGTGTACTGCTCCGGCTCAATCCCTTTGGGGTCTTTCAGGGCCAGCATCACCTTCAAGTCGTGCAGGCTGAAAGTGCGGGTTTCGGACTTGTCCTTCCACTGCGAGGCAATCTGGTAGATGCGCTTGGCGTACTTACTGCTCAGGCTAAAGGCCGCCTGCAGGCGGAAGGAAGTGAAGTTGCGCTTTAAGTCGATGAGGTAGGGCCGAATCTTCTCGGATATTTCCAACTCAATTACGCCCTCGCCCTTCATGTACTCGGCCGAGGCCAGCAGGCCGACCTGCAGAATACGCTTGTTGTCTTCAATCACGTACTCCCGGGTCCGTAGCGCCGAAGTGGCTTCCAGAAACTGCTGGTAGTTCCACTGTCGGCCGGTAAGATGCTGCAGGTCCAGCACTTTGACCCGGTAGAAGGTGCCGATGCGGTCTTCCTTCTTCAGCAGCGAGAGCAGATAGAACACAATATCCATCTCGCAGGCTGTCATCTCGTAGCGCGCCGTCGTAATGGCGTTATGCTGCCGGATTTCGAGGCCAGTGGAATTGGCTATAGCAGCCGCATTATCAAGAACTTGCATAGGGGTGGGAAGGCAGTAGGATAGGCGAAGATAACAAGTGGAAAGCAAAAAGAAAGACCAAAAGAAAGTTTTCCCTTTAGGTTCTTTCTTTTCACTTATAAAACCTTTCCACTGGACTTATAAAACCTTTCCCTTCGCTTATAATCCCTTCCCTTTAGACTTATAAAACCTTTCCTTTGACTTATAAAACCTTTCCTAAGTGCCTTGCTATAGGCTGAAAATCAATACGTTGTAAGCCCTACAAATAAGACAAATAACTAACAAATCTCACAAGCTTGTGATGAGGACAAAAAAAGGCTTTTAGGGTGTTCAATATTCGCTGGCACGAGACACAGAAAAGCAAAACAACAAAGTCGGAACCACGGCTCATAAAAAACAGTGATTGCACTTTTCTAATAATCATTATAACATTGCTTGAAGCAACGTTCCGATTGGACGTGACCGTCTCATGGACGGTAGGTTCAAAGGCAAACATTCTTAACTACTGCCCCCAGCTTCTGACTTCAACGAAAAGAAAGGTTTTATAAGCCTCGGAAGGGGGTAATACAATGCGTTGATTACGTCAGCGAATATCCCTCACTTCGGGCAACAACTACCATTACTCCCCCAAAGGAAAGGTTTTATAAGCCCGTTTATAACTTTCCACTAGCCTTTGAACAAGCTAAAAGAAAGGTTTTATAAGTCAGTTGTTAGCTTCAGCTTACTATTCTCCCCAGCTTTTAACAAACCAGAGGAAAGGTTTTATAAGCCTAAAAGCCCACTCATTGGCTGGAAACGCAGATAACTGTAGCTCTACTGACAGGCTGCTTTCCGTGGGTGACAACTTCAAACCCGCAGCTGGGTAGACAACCGTCGACAACTGGAAGCTCGCCACCCTGCTCACCATACTGGACCAACCGGGGATACTACCGCACCAACCTGGAAGCTACAGTAACTCTCTGAACGGAGCAGCGCTATCCAGTGGGTGAAACTGAACCCCAGCTGGCAGTCTACCTGAATCCTCCTGAACCAAGAGCTCAGTTAGTAGCAAGCAGACACTTCGAAAAAACAAGAGGGGAAAACAGCCCCAAGACCCGTTACCAGCGCTTTATTATATTCAATAATTGACACTTTAATTTAAACAAATTTGAAACATTAATGCCCTGTTTTGCGTTTAATAACTATCCGGAACGCAGTAAACCAGCATTTTGCTTATGAGCACCAAGCCCGAAGTCGTCGAAGAAGCTTACACCATCTTGTCACAGCTAGGAGGCCGGCGCTTCCTGGTGATGACCGGCGCCGACAAGCTCATGGCCGCCGGCCGGACGGCCAGCAACTCCAACCCCTGGCTGCGCATGGACCTGCGCCGCAACCAGGCCCAGGTAAACCGGCTGAAAATTACGCTCATGCCGACCGATACCTACACGGTGGAGTTTTACCACCAGAAGCTGGTCGACTGGGAGCCGGTTATCACCAACCAGCAGACGTTTGAAATGGTGT
This region of Hymenobacter sp. GOD-10R genomic DNA includes:
- a CDS encoding replication initiation protein, translated to MQVLDNAAAIANSTGLEIRQHNAITTARYEMTACEMDIVFYLLSLLKKEDRIGTFYRVKVLDLQHLTGRQWNYQQFLEATSALRTREYVIEDNKRILQVGLLASAEYMKGEGVIELEISEKIRPYLIDLKRNFTSFRLQAAFSLSSKYAKRIYQIASQWKDKSETRTFSLHDLKVMLALKDPKGIEPEQYTKVSMFQKYVLDVAVHQINLNTDLHIGYELIKKGRSFESIRFQIKQQEPHQLPLPFEQPLDDSRLQMARQRLVELDIRDTRLIEQILSEARMVDELFSFCYKLKTGKMKASTNPGGLFLTVVGLRKAQAVPAKK